The Elaeis guineensis isolate ETL-2024a chromosome 3, EG11, whole genome shotgun sequence region TGACCACTTGGAAAACTTTTGTGCCCTTCCTTGATAACGCTCTTTTCTCCATGACATATAACATTTGTTGTGACGTTATCATAGACCTATACATGACATGCGGATCAACAGTAACCGTTAGGCTAAGCTGCTAAGCAATGCAGGACAGgaagaaaaatatatagaggGATTCCTAGGATAAGAATttactttaccaaaaaaaatgaaGGATGGTCACAAGAATAATGACCCACCTCTTGTCCATCGGGGAAACAACGCCAGAAGAAGTCTGGCCGAGGTCGACCAACGGCATCCTTGATCGCATCAGTTATCACCCCAGTTACAAGCACAGAATACAGAAGGCCTGTTTGCAAATGTCAATGAATAAGTAGCAAATCCATCAATATACTCCAAAAATGCACCTATTCTAAAATAATAGGGCCAATAAACGTAGATATACCCAATATTGCATGATGAAAATCATACACATCCCTTCTTTTGAAGTATATTCCTATGATGACTGCACAAGGCAATACAATTCCAATCACCTGTGACAAAAGAAGCGGGTATTTTTATGTTACAATACATAAATTAAATACCACAAGTAAAAGATCCAGATCAACTCTACTCAAGACTTGATATTAGTGAGTTAGAAGCAAGAACATACTGGAACAGCCCAAAATGGCACTGTGTTACTTTTTAGTGGATACTTCAGATCAATCATCATGTCTTTACCCACAAAGCGATAAAAAGGGTCTATGACATTGAGTATGATTTCTATGACCCCAAGGAGGAGTAGAATAATCCAGTCATACATGTGGAACCTTGCCACTTTTATTCCATAGGATTTTATAGTATGAGTACCCAACTGAATATCTGCCATGATCCTGCACTGGTAggtgaataaaaataaattcagaaaAGAAAAGAGTATATAATTCAGAAATAACTGTTAGTTATGTTATTAACAGAAACAGCAGGAAGTGGCTGTGATGGTCACAGAAAACAGGGGTCATAGACTAAGATATTTTCATTTTGCTTTgagaaaagaaggtgcaagaaTAGCATAGAGAAAATGTTTGAAGTTTCAGCAGAAACAGGTCAGTTTCAAATGAGACTGATTCAAAACTGACAGGAATGTTCGGTTTCAATCAGTTTCAGCCAAAACAAACCAAAACAGCTTTCCTCTTTTCTTTgttcaaagagtagatatatgttTAGCATTTACTAATATTCATTATAATTCGATCACACATTTATCGAAGGCTCTagtgatctaatctatttattctCATCTAAGCTTTGTTATGATGGTGATTAGGATGCAATTGTCACGTGTGTCTCTAAGTTATAAACAACACTACAATATGTAAGATTAAAGTTGCACGGCATGTATCGAAACATTTATAGTTCAAATATACAACTAAATTTATACTATTGCATACTTGTCTAGTTAGTTTATGCTTGTTTGAGTGATATTTGGTGTTCTACCAATAGACTAGTACACTCATGTCATATATCTAATGCATTAAGCTTCAATAAAGTTAAATTTCAGCCTAAAATTACCCAAAATACATAAACTATGATACCAGCTAACTCAAGCACTATAAAATACTATAAAACAACTttccttgatttttaaattctttttaaattttcaacCTTTTTGACTTTGTGACGGGAAATCCTAAACTTGGAACAGAACTGCTG contains the following coding sequences:
- the LOC105041275 gene encoding lipid phosphate phosphatase 2 isoform X1, with translation MADIQLGTHTIKSYGIKVARFHMYDWIILLLLGVIEIILNVIDPFYRFVGKDMMIDLKYPLKSNTVPFWAVPVIGIVLPCAVIIGIYFKRRDVYDFHHAILGLLYSVLVTGVITDAIKDAVGRPRPDFFWRCFPDGQEVGHYSCDHPSFFLVYDNVTTNVICHGEKSVIKEGHKSFPSGHSSWSFAGLGFLAWYLSGKIQVFDRRGHIAKLCIVFLPLLGASLVAISRVDDYWHHWQDVFAGGILGFIVASVCYLQFFPPPYDVDVQVGGLLHISGCWRRHAILFRGRLIQILLLHVPQRLKPFMFNLSNMSRFTFVT
- the LOC105041275 gene encoding lipid phosphate phosphatase 2 isoform X3, translating into MADIQLGTHTIKSYGIKVARFHMYDWIILLLLGVIEIILNVIDPFYRFVGKDMMIDLKYPLKSNTVPFWAVPVIGIVLPCAVIIGIYFKRRDVYDFHHAILGLLYSVLVTGVITDAIKDAVGRPRPDFFWRCFPDGQEVGHYSCDHPSFFLVYDNVTTNVICHGEKSVIKEGHKSFPSGHSSWSFAGLGFLAWYLSGKIQVFDRRGHIAKLCIVFLPLLGASLVAISRVDDYWHHWQDVFAGGILGFIVASVCYLQFFPPPYDVDGWGPFAYFRMLAETRNTVQGSTNTNSLTSRPSEIETVYV
- the LOC105041275 gene encoding lipid phosphate phosphatase 2 isoform X4; the encoded protein is MADIQLGTHTIKSYGIKVARFHMYDWIILLLLGVIEIILNVIDPFYRFVGKDMMIDLKYPLKSNTVPFWAVPVIGIVLPCAVIIGIYFKRRDVYDFHHAILGLLYSVLVTGVITDAIKDAVGRPRPDFFWRCFPDGQEVYDNVTTNVICHGEKSVIKEGHKSFPSGHSSWSFAGLGFLAWYLSGKIQVFDRRGHIAKLCIVFLPLLGASLVAISRVDDYWHHWQDVFAGGILGFIVASVCYLQFFPPPYDVDGWGPFAYFRMLAETRNTVQGSTNTNSLTSRPSEIETVYV
- the LOC105041275 gene encoding lipid phosphate phosphatase 2 isoform X2; amino-acid sequence: MADIQLGTHTIKSYGIKVARFHMYDWIILLLLGVIEIILNVIDPFYRFVGKDMMIDLKYPLKSNTVPFWAVPVIGIVLPCAVIIGIYFKRRDVYDFHHAILGLLYSVLVTGVITDAIKDAVGRPRPDFFWRCFPDGQEVYDNVTTNVICHGEKSVIKEGHKSFPSGHSSWSFAGLGFLAWYLSGKIQVFDRRGHIAKLCIVFLPLLGASLVAISRVDDYWHHWQDVFAGGILGFIVASVCYLQFFPPPYDVDVQVGGLLHISGCWRRHAILFRGRLIQILLLHVPQRLKPFMFNLSNMSRFTFVT